The Medicago truncatula cultivar Jemalong A17 chromosome 7, MtrunA17r5.0-ANR, whole genome shotgun sequence genome includes the window CATCAACACAAATCCTAAACAAATTGGATTTCCCTTGGTTGTAGTAAATTGCAACTAGGTTAGTGTTCATTTTGACTGGATAAGTGTTCCTTGTTTAATGGTGTGGAATGAAAATAAACCAACCACATCAAATTATAGCTGTTTATGTGCGTTATGAACCACAAAACTGTCTGTGATGTTTGAAGAAAGTTTAGGAGATTAAACACCaagtaattatactttgatctaatgttatgtgaattgaaaaaatagagtgtatGGTCCCAcctaaaatagaaaacaaacattagtagtgtttaaattacggtatttaattttaaatacttgataatgataaaaataagaaaaatgttaacaagtgccctaaggaCATTGTTTAAACATCAAAAATAGCAActtttgcattggaaattgaacgGTTATAACTTCAACAAgtgtttgacttatattttcaaggcataatttctttttatggaTTACTAAAACAATGCCCTTAGACACTTGTTTACAAGACCttgaaaataatagtaattattatttttattcgtaAATATCACTTCCCATAAATTGAGCTTATGGTGAttgtgataagaataaaaatttaattgaattttttatatttcattcgTTCAAATTCAATAGTTTGTTTCCTCCACTTTTATATTCAACTAGCTTCGGTCTTACACTTTGTAATCAACGTTGAACGCCTATTGAACCGATGCGCCATGAAATTGAAACATGCATGAACACCATTCACTAGTGAGTGTCCTCCAAGTCAACACCTATAAATTAAGTccacaaaaaaagaataaatgcGAACTAACATATTATTTTGTGGTTGGAAAGATCTCAAAAGCGGTGAATTCAAGCAGATTCACTTGAAATATGGCACAATGTTGTAAGATTTAGATGATTGGGagtattttatgtcaaaatatgAAATTGGAGAAATGAGGAAACGAtgctgagaaaaataaaaaattcagagcGCCGCAAGGATAGGGGATAAGAAATTCTCTTACCTTAACACCGTATGATTTGTACTTTTAACCCTACatacaccaaaatatccttgattttattaaccaaaaaaatctcTTATCAGATTCCACATTTCCTCACAAAACAAAGAATGAAATTTTCATATCGAACCTTTCATTTTTGAACTTTCTAGTAAGAGAAGTTTCGAATATGAAAGATGTGGTAAACATATTCATAAAGGAAGTTTTGTTTTCTAAAAGCTCTGATTCCTATCATTCTTCTAATATCTGCACCACATCTTACAATCAGTGAAAATTCTAgtatttatactccctccggtcctatttacaagataaagttgactttttagatacattgaataatatatgtatttagtcaagaacctaaaccaaatacataaattatttaatgtatctaaaaagtaaattgtctcttgtaaataggaccggaggtagtaaaTATTTATACCGgacatttcattttcaaaatattttcataaagtaAAATGAGCTTAAAAATTCGAGTTGCAGATTATACCACTTCAATGCCAAGAAAATTGGGCATCATGtcaaaatcacacatatcaAATTCGACTATCATTGTATTTCAAAATACGATCATCACcatataaacaataaataagCAATTTTCTTTGCAGTCTAATGCATCACAAAAGGTGGATCATTAAGTTGCAAATTAAGAGGAAATTTTAATTCTTATATTAGTGACAAAAGAGTAAAATGTGCTAGCGATTGCAATCAGAACTATGGTTCCGTATGGCATTACTGAGGTGGTGCGCTTGTTCGTGGTTTATTGTTCATTAGGCTTGATTAGCCATAGTGAATTTCAAATGGTAGATCAAATACATTACATGGCATGAATAAAGGAAATTTCGATTTCTTAGTATTCATGAATTGCACTTTCTGATTTCACTTTGATTGCATCAAGCTTTTGCCAtcatgaaaattttatatttttatatatgctcTATCTTCCACCTATTAATTCACGTGCTGTGGTCTTCTTTGATAATCTGTGGTAAATAAAAATTCTGAGAATTACAGCGACACTTCACATTGAAGGCTTGTACGATATCGCCACATCTGATTACatacaattatttcattttcttaaattattacagAGATACCGACATGTCAATGTTAGTAACTTGTCCAGCTGTCCAGGGTACGGTTTATGCCAATGCTTCATAGTTAAACAAATAATAGTTATAGTATACTAGTTGTGCAGAAAAATTCACCGACTTATTCGTTGTTTGCAGTGTAATTTCCAAAGTTGTTTTGAGAATTGGATGTTAGTTATCTTTCTTGTTTAAATGTACTGCAAATCTTTAGCACAACTTGGGTTTATGAGAACACCCTTAAATATCAACGAAATACCGATATAACAACGCGAGGGAAAGAAATGAAACAGAACTTGCATTGTAAATGGTAGAAATGAAATAAGCACCAAATAGTAAGTCTAGTTATGTTGTCTGTTACAAACTTCCATCTATCATACTTCACTTCAATTCTCATTTTTCCACCTTAACTTCAGTTAACAACTGAGCTAGACCATTTGTTAGAGAAAACATTGAAGCCAAAGCAGccattaatataaaaaatgacattGTAACAAGGCAGgaacataaacaaatattaaacCACAAATCTTGATCAACCAACAAAATGATATCTGTTCTCATTTCTCCTTCTTAATTTGTGTTAACAAGTGACGGAGACCATTCGTTAGAGCAGACGTTGAGCATAAAGCAGCCTTAAATATGTTGCGACTCTGAACCAACACAACAATGTGAAATGAGCTATTGCTACATAATTAAtcttattgaaaatataatttgtagTCATTCATTAGTTAAAAACAAATGGCTAACTATACTAATTAATTTCTAACGAGTAGATGGCTACTAAATATATCTTCAATGAGCATCATAGTAAATCGTTCTAGTAtgaaaacttaaaacacaacTGCAAAATTGCGAAGGAGATAAATCTATATTGTTTTCACTCCTAATATAATTACCACTTagatttcttttcaaaaaaataattacctcTTTGATGCCGATGGTGACAACTTTTTCCTCCAAATCATCAATAGGTGTTTTGAAACGTTGAAGTACATGTATAGATGAAACTGGAGACAACAAGGGTTCTACGATCAGATCATCCGTAACCACATACATTTCTGGTCTCTTGACAAAACTTCCCAGACTTCCCGCATGCAGTGTGGCAATGGTATTAACCAGTtgcatttttctaaaatttccCCTATCCCTCcaatcttcttcattttttaaaagcGTGAGATCAAATATTTTTCCACAATAATATTGCAAAACACTTATCTTGAGAAGCCTGTTCTTTGCATCCTTAGATATGAAAtacatttcttcatttaaatCAGCTATGCTCTTGCACAATCCATCAATACTTCCCAAAGAACTATTCCCTTCTAAGTTGCGTAAAACACCACCCAATGGAAATGTTAAAAAACGTATAATCAACTCTGCAAAATCACGTCCCCCTTGAGCATATAATATAATGTCATCAGATTTTCTGATAACTAGCTTCACGGTGATATTAATATCATcactaaaaattgttttaacatCATCAGAGAAAATCCTTGATCTCTCTATACGAGGTTTCATGCCTAAAAACACATCAGTTAGAGGTGTCTTGGAAAACAATGAACACTTTAACAGATCCAATACCTGCAGAATATTACTTCTAATCAATCAAAGACTAAAATAGTGAATTGAAGAATACAACTTAAAAAGTGGCAAACTAGAGCAATTACCAAGAAACAAGG containing:
- the LOC25498590 gene encoding uncharacterized protein isoform X1; amino-acid sequence: MLLSFLSRLFSCFIAAIMRFMTVLQLYPKEQVVSLKLLVNTDTNKVLFAEADKDFVDILCSFLTLPLGTIARLLQKESSIGPVTIGCLNSLYRSVEKMGLLTNYNSSEDYCRTLRINFDDSQPTKYFICSKYEELDYQCTYLSIGSKNNYCFYGHPLSHSVSLSSSLKDFCLGFVKFNKSFVISDNLTVLPHSMDHMIFDLSNNFGIKSTSSIKEMTVNVTKGKVLDLLKCSLFSKTPLTDVFLGMKPRIERSRIFSDDVKTIFSDDINITVKLVIRKSDDIILYAQGGRDFAELIIRFLTFPLGGVLRNLEGNSSLGSIDGLCKSIADLNEEMYFISKDAKNRLLKISVLQYYCGKIFDLTLLKNEEDWRDRGNFRKMQLVNTIATLHAGSLGSFVKRPEMYVVTDDLIVEPLLSPVSSIHVLQRFKTPIDDLEEKVVTIGIKESRNIFKAALCSTSALTNGLRHLLTQIKKEK
- the LOC25498590 gene encoding uncharacterized protein isoform X2, whose protein sequence is MFQVLDLLKCSLFSKTPLTDVFLGMKPRIERSRIFSDDVKTIFSDDINITVKLVIRKSDDIILYAQGGRDFAELIIRFLTFPLGGVLRNLEGNSSLGSIDGLCKSIADLNEEMYFISKDAKNRLLKISVLQYYCGKIFDLTLLKNEEDWRDRGNFRKMQLVNTIATLHAGSLGSFVKRPEMYVVTDDLIVEPLLSPVSSIHVLQRFKTPIDDLEEKVVTIGIKESRNIFKAALCSTSALTNGLRHLLTQIKKEK